The genome window GCATGTCCGCCCGCCCGCGCCGGCCTATGTCGGCATGGGCGCGACGTGTCACGCCCCTACCGTCATTCCCGCATCAGGAATTGGAAGCGGTCGATGTTCTTCAGCGCGATGCCGGTGCCGCGTGCCACGGCGCGAAGGGGGTCATCCGCCACGTGCACCGGCAATTTGGTCTTGATGCTGATGCGCTTGTCGAGCCCGCGCAGCAATGCGCCGCCGCCGGCTAGGTAGATGCCGGTCTTGTAGATGTCGGCGCTCAATTCGGGCGGCGTGGCCTCCAAGGCGCTGAGGATGGCCTCTTCGATCTTGCTGATGCTCTTGTCGAGCGCCTGCGCGATCTCGCTATAGGTGACGGTGATCTCCTTGGGGATGCCCGTCATGAGGTCGCGGCCGCGCACGGCGTAATCGGGCGGGGGATTATCCAGCTCGGTAAGCGCGGCGCCGACTTCGATCTTGATGGTCTCGGCGGTGCGCTCGCCCACCAGGATGTTGTGCTGGCGGCGCATGTATTCTTCGATGTCCTGGGTGAACTCGTCGCCGGCCACCCGGATGTTCTTGTCGCACACGATGCCGCCGAGTGCGATCACGGCGATCTCGCTGGTTCCGCCGCCGATGTCGATGATCATGTTGCCCATGGGTTCCTCCACATCGATGCCGATGCCGATGGCCGCTGCCATGGGCTCATGGATCATGTACACCTCCTTGGCCCCAGCGTGCTCGCTGCTGTCCTTCACAGCGCGCTTCTCCACCTCGGTGATGCCGCTGGGGATGCAAATCACCATGCGCAGGTTGGGCGTGAAGAGTCGGCGGCCGGGGTTGATCATGCGGATCATGCCCTTGATCATCTCTTCGGCGGCCTTGAAGTCGGCGATCACGCCATCGCGCAGCGGACGGATGGTCTTGATGTTCTCGTGGGTCTTGCCGTGCATCTGCTGTGCCTGGCGGCCCACGGCGATCACCTTGCTGGTGGTGCGGTCGATGGCCACGATGCTGGGCTCATCGACCACCACTTTGTCGTTGCTGATGATGAGCGTGTTGGCGGTGCCTAGGTCGATGGCGATCTCCTGGGTGAAGAGGTTTAACCAGCTCATGCGGTGGGGAGGGTCAATGTTTGAAGTGGCGGGTGCCGGTGATGCACATCGCGAGGCCGTTCGCGTTGCAGTAATCGATGCTGTCCTGGTCCCGGATGCTGCCGCCCGGATGGACGACGGCCGTGATGCCCGCCTTGTGCGCGATCTCGACGCAGTCGGGGAAAGGGAAGAAGGCATCGCTGGCCATTACGGCGCCATGGAGGTCGAAGTTGAATTTCTTGGCCTTGGCGATGGCCTGCTCCAGCGCATCCACGCGGCTGGTCTGTCCAGTGCCGCTGGCCAGCAACTGATTCCCTTTCGCGAGCACGATGGCGTTGCTCTTGGTGTGCTTCACCAGCATGGTCGCGAAGACCATGTCGCTCACCTCTTGCGCGCTCGGCGCTTTGGTGGTGGCCGTCTTCATGCTGGCGGCGGAGGGCACCACGGTGTCGGCGTCCTCGGTGAGCACGCCATTCAGCGCAGAGCGCACCTTCGTCTTCGGCAGTGCCGCAGCCCTTCGCTTCAGGATCATGCGGTTCTTCTTCCTCATCAGCACCGCAAGGGCATCGTCATCGAATCCGGGCGCAGCGATGATCTCGAAGAAGATGGCGTCGATGGCTTCCGCCGTGCCCTTGTCGATGCGCGCCGAGGTGATGAGCACGCCGCCGAAGGCGCTCACCGGATCGCCCGCGAGCGCGGCATCCCAGGCCTCCTTCACCGTGGAGCGAACGGCGGCGCCGCATGCGTTGTTGTGCTTCAGGATGGCGAACGGCACGCCTTCGATCGAATCGAGGTCCTGGATCAGCTCCACCGCCGCATCGAGGTCCAGCAGGTTGTTGTAGCTGAGCTCCTTGCCGTTCAGTTGCTCGAACATCCCCGCCAGGTCGCCGTGGAAAGCCCCCTTCTGGTGCGGGTTCTCGCCATAGCGCAGCACCGTGGTCGGCCCGGCGCTCAGGCGGAGATCCCCGATGCCGTCGCTGAACCAGTTGTAGATGGCGCCATCGTAGCGGCTGCTAACGCCGAAGGCTGCGGCCGCGAATGCCCGGCGTTGCGCGAGCGTGGTGCTTCCCTCCTGCTCCTTCAGCAGGCGCAGCAATTCGGCGTAGTGCTGCATGCTAGGCACGATCACCACATCGGCGTGGTTCTTCGCGCCGGCGCGGATCAGGCTGATGCCGCCGATGTCGATCTTCTCGATGATCTCACTCTCGGTTCCGCCCGCCGCCACTGTGGCCTCGAAGGGATAGAGGTCAACGATCACCAGGTCGATGGGCGGTATGGCGTATTCCTCCAATTGCGCCACGTCGCTGTCCAGATCACGGCGGCCGAGGATCCCGCCGAAGACCTTCGGATGCAGGGTCTTCACGCGGCCCCCGAGGATGCTCGGATAGGTGGTGATCTCTTCAACCGGTGTCACCTTCAGGCCCAGGCCTTCGATGAAGCTCTGCGTGCCCCCGGTGCTGTAGAGGTGCACGCCCAGCCGATCGAGTTCACGGACGATGGGTTCGAGCCCATCCTTGTGGAAGACCGAGATGAGCGCGCTCTGGATGCGTTTTTGCCCGTCCAATGGGAGATTCCGAGGGTCTAGGCCCCGTAATGGCC of Flavobacteriales bacterium contains these proteins:
- a CDS encoding rod shape-determining protein, which codes for MSWLNLFTQEIAIDLGTANTLIISNDKVVVDEPSIVAIDRTTSKVIAVGRQAQQMHGKTHENIKTIRPLRDGVIADFKAAEEMIKGMIRMINPGRRLFTPNLRMVICIPSGITEVEKRAVKDSSEHAGAKEVYMIHEPMAAAIGIGIDVEEPMGNMIIDIGGGTSEIAVIALGGIVCDKNIRVAGDEFTQDIEEYMRRQHNILVGERTAETIKIEVGAALTELDNPPPDYAVRGRDLMTGIPKEITVTYSEIAQALDKSISKIEEAILSALEATPPELSADIYKTGIYLAGGGALLRGLDKRISIKTKLPVHVADDPLRAVARGTGIALKNIDRFQFLMRE
- the purH gene encoding bifunctional phosphoribosylaminoimidazolecarboxamide formyltransferase/IMP cyclohydrolase, which translates into the protein MDGQKRIQSALISVFHKDGLEPIVRELDRLGVHLYSTGGTQSFIEGLGLKVTPVEEITTYPSILGGRVKTLHPKVFGGILGRRDLDSDVAQLEEYAIPPIDLVIVDLYPFEATVAAGGTESEIIEKIDIGGISLIRAGAKNHADVVIVPSMQHYAELLRLLKEQEGSTTLAQRRAFAAAAFGVSSRYDGAIYNWFSDGIGDLRLSAGPTTVLRYGENPHQKGAFHGDLAGMFEQLNGKELSYNNLLDLDAAVELIQDLDSIEGVPFAILKHNNACGAAVRSTVKEAWDAALAGDPVSAFGGVLITSARIDKGTAEAIDAIFFEIIAAPGFDDDALAVLMRKKNRMILKRRAAALPKTKVRSALNGVLTEDADTVVPSAASMKTATTKAPSAQEVSDMVFATMLVKHTKSNAIVLAKGNQLLASGTGQTSRVDALEQAIAKAKKFNFDLHGAVMASDAFFPFPDCVEIAHKAGITAVVHPGGSIRDQDSIDYCNANGLAMCITGTRHFKH